The window TTGCAGTAACTCATAGATTGATGCAAATTCTTCTTCTCTCAATTGATCTTTTTTCAATAGCAATTCAAAGAATTCTATAATCCCTTGTGACTTGCCATTTACTTTACACGCAAACTCATCTGCTTCTTTTTCAAAGCGTTTATTAATAATCAGTGAAGGAATATAAGACAATAAGTACATAAGTCCATCTAGCTTCAATCCATACTTAAGACTTGCCATCGAAAAACTATACGGATTATCGAAGGATTCCGCACGAGGTGGTTGCATGTCAAGAATTCTGATTAATGCATGGTAAGCTACTATTTGCAGTGCCACTAATGCTAATATTTTATTAATATGATTATGTTTAATGTGACCAATTTCATGAGCAACAACACCTTCTATGGCATTATCAGAAAGATCTTTTATAAGTTTTTGGCCAACAACAATAGCTCCGCTACTTGCAAACAATTTTTGCGCAGCAGCATTAAAAAAACCGTCTTGACGTGTTATAAATATTGTGGGAGTTGCAATTCTTGCTTTTTTACAAATACCATCCACATAGGCATATAAAAGAGGCATTGTTTCTGGAGTAACTACGACAACATCAAGCATGAAAAATAAAATTCTTACAAATCGTTGAAACCTGGTCAAATGTTTATAGGTAACGGTATCTCGTTGAATTTTA is drawn from Candidatus Babeliales bacterium and contains these coding sequences:
- a CDS encoding M48 family metalloprotease; translation: MTILSQSVALAAEVADNHGIYYVELEAFKKAPETKMIFDEDAHSGLSKIQRDTVTYKHLTRFQRFVRILFFMLDVVVVTPETMPLLYAYVDGICKKARIATPTIFITRQDGFFNAAAQKLFASSGAIVVGQKLIKDLSDNAIEGVVAHEIGHIKHNHINKILALVALQIVAYHALIRILDMQPPRAESFDNPYSFSMASLKYGLKLDGLMYLLSYIPSLIINKRFEKEADEFACKVNGKSQGIIEFFELLLKKDQLREEEFASIYELLQQNKPNLSMIDYYSLVARYYVARAGQSYTNLYKKIYYETFIGAHPSPQARIAAAQEYLETQQA